The Humulus lupulus chromosome 4, drHumLupu1.1, whole genome shotgun sequence genome has a window encoding:
- the LOC133831163 gene encoding uncharacterized protein LOC133831163 isoform X1: protein MPGLMEIDKAIRESDDRWIKTKYNKAIYVIQRALTLYSIEEVAFSFNGGKDSTVLLHLLRAGYFLHKGGQNCANGGPNDFPIRTIYFESSSAFPEINSFTYDTAAKYGLQMDIIRTDFKSGLEALLKAKPIRAIFLGVRIGDPTAVGQEQFSPSSVGWPPFMRVNPILDWSYRDVWAFLLACKVQYCSLYDQGYTSIGSIHDTVPNALLSVSNALSSEEKFRPAYLLSDGRLERAGRVNKFSSGSGQSPALSNGLTSADLHKNSLLMAAAIAVGDEILLGIVEDQLGPSLCKKLHSIGWSVSQTVVVRNDVDSVAEEVERKSSTNDLVFIYGGIGPLHSDLTLAGVAKAFGVRLAPDEEFEEYLRHVIGEYCPSDRNEMALLPEGITELLHHEKLAVPLIKCKNVIVLTATNFLELETQWDCLIELTRSSDILAVMEPYILRLLETDLSDVTTAKPLSKLCLEFPDLHISCYRKTRYGHLIVNIRGRDEGRIKAAVEALSKKLQPGALSEINSS from the exons ATGCCAGGATTGATGGAGATTGATAAAGCAATCAGAGAAAGTGATGATCGATGGATCAAAACAAAATACAACAAAGCCATCTATGTGATTCAGAGAGCTCTGACTCTATActc GATTGAAGAAGTTGCTTTCAGCTTTAATGGAGGAAAAGATTCAACG GTTCTGCTGCACCTACTTAGGGCTGGCTACTTTTTGCACAAAGGAGGGCAGAATTGTGCCAATGGGGGTCCTAATGATTTCCCTATCCGAACAATATATTTTGAAAGCTCATCCGCATTCCCTGAAATCAACTCATTTACTTATGATACTGCTGCAAA ATATGGTTTGCAAATGGATATCATTCGCACTGATTTCAAATCTGGTTTGGAGGCATTACTAAAGGCTAAACCAATTCGAGCCATTTTCCTTGGTGTCCGGATTGGTGATCCTACAGCG GTCGGCCAAGAGCAGTTCTCCCCAAGTTCAGTAGGATGGCCTCCTTTTATGAGAGTTAATCCTATATTGGATTGGTCGTACAG AGATGTCTGGGCCTTTCTTTTGGCATGCAAGGTTCAATACTGCAGTCTTTATGATCAAGG TTACACTTCAATTGGGAGCATACATGACACAGTTCCTAATGCATTGTTAAGTGTCAGCAATGCCTTGAGCAGTGAAGAAAAATTTAGACCCGCATACTTGCTTTCTGATGGAAGATTAGAGAGAGCTGGGAGAGTAAACAAATTTTCTTCAGGTTCTGGGCAGTCGCCTGCCCTTAGCAACGGTCTTACCAGTGCCGATTTGCATAAAAACAGCTTACTCATGGCCGCAGCCATAGCTGTGGGTGATGAAATCCT GCTTGGCATTGTTGAGGACCAGTTGGGGCCTTCGCTGTGTAAAAAGCTCCATTCAATTGGTTGGTCAGTATCGCAAACTGTGGTTGTTCGGAATGAT GTAGATTCTGTGGCTGAGGAAGTAGAACGGAAAAGCTCAACTAATGATTTG GTGTTTATTTATGGAGGGATAGGCCCGCTGCATTCTGATTTAACTTTGGCTGGTGTTGCAAAGGCTTTTGGTGTTCGTTTG GCTCCTGATGAAGAATTTGAAGAATATCTAAGGCATGTCATAGGTGAATATTGCCCAAGTGATCGGAATGAG ATGGCTCTGTTACCCGAAGGCATTACCGAATTGTTACATCATGAAAAGCTGGCTGTCCCTTTG ATCAAGTGCAAAAATGTAATTGTCCTTACTGCGACAAATTTTTTGGAGCTGGAAACACAGTGGGACTGTCTTATTGAACTGACGAGATCCAGTGACATATTAGCAGTGATGGAACCCTACATTTTGAGGCTGCTGGAAACTGATCTTTCAGAC GTGACAACTGCGAAGCCTCTATCAAAACTCTGCCTTGAATTTCCAGACCTTCACATCA GTTGTTATCGCAAAACCAGATACGGGCATCTTATTGTCAATATCAGAGGCAGA GATGAAGGTCGAATCAAAGCAGCTGTAGAAGCTTTATCCAAGAAATTACAACCTGGCGCGTTATCTGAAATCAATTCAAGTTGA
- the LOC133831163 gene encoding uncharacterized protein LOC133831163 isoform X2 — protein MEIDKAIRESDDRWIKTKYNKAIYVIQRALTLYSIEEVAFSFNGGKDSTVLLHLLRAGYFLHKGGQNCANGGPNDFPIRTIYFESSSAFPEINSFTYDTAAKYGLQMDIIRTDFKSGLEALLKAKPIRAIFLGVRIGDPTAVGQEQFSPSSVGWPPFMRVNPILDWSYRDVWAFLLACKVQYCSLYDQGYTSIGSIHDTVPNALLSVSNALSSEEKFRPAYLLSDGRLERAGRVNKFSSGSGQSPALSNGLTSADLHKNSLLMAAAIAVGDEILLGIVEDQLGPSLCKKLHSIGWSVSQTVVVRNDVDSVAEEVERKSSTNDLVFIYGGIGPLHSDLTLAGVAKAFGVRLAPDEEFEEYLRHVIGEYCPSDRNEMALLPEGITELLHHEKLAVPLIKCKNVIVLTATNFLELETQWDCLIELTRSSDILAVMEPYILRLLETDLSDVTTAKPLSKLCLEFPDLHISCYRKTRYGHLIVNIRGRDEGRIKAAVEALSKKLQPGALSEINSS, from the exons ATGGAGATTGATAAAGCAATCAGAGAAAGTGATGATCGATGGATCAAAACAAAATACAACAAAGCCATCTATGTGATTCAGAGAGCTCTGACTCTATActc GATTGAAGAAGTTGCTTTCAGCTTTAATGGAGGAAAAGATTCAACG GTTCTGCTGCACCTACTTAGGGCTGGCTACTTTTTGCACAAAGGAGGGCAGAATTGTGCCAATGGGGGTCCTAATGATTTCCCTATCCGAACAATATATTTTGAAAGCTCATCCGCATTCCCTGAAATCAACTCATTTACTTATGATACTGCTGCAAA ATATGGTTTGCAAATGGATATCATTCGCACTGATTTCAAATCTGGTTTGGAGGCATTACTAAAGGCTAAACCAATTCGAGCCATTTTCCTTGGTGTCCGGATTGGTGATCCTACAGCG GTCGGCCAAGAGCAGTTCTCCCCAAGTTCAGTAGGATGGCCTCCTTTTATGAGAGTTAATCCTATATTGGATTGGTCGTACAG AGATGTCTGGGCCTTTCTTTTGGCATGCAAGGTTCAATACTGCAGTCTTTATGATCAAGG TTACACTTCAATTGGGAGCATACATGACACAGTTCCTAATGCATTGTTAAGTGTCAGCAATGCCTTGAGCAGTGAAGAAAAATTTAGACCCGCATACTTGCTTTCTGATGGAAGATTAGAGAGAGCTGGGAGAGTAAACAAATTTTCTTCAGGTTCTGGGCAGTCGCCTGCCCTTAGCAACGGTCTTACCAGTGCCGATTTGCATAAAAACAGCTTACTCATGGCCGCAGCCATAGCTGTGGGTGATGAAATCCT GCTTGGCATTGTTGAGGACCAGTTGGGGCCTTCGCTGTGTAAAAAGCTCCATTCAATTGGTTGGTCAGTATCGCAAACTGTGGTTGTTCGGAATGAT GTAGATTCTGTGGCTGAGGAAGTAGAACGGAAAAGCTCAACTAATGATTTG GTGTTTATTTATGGAGGGATAGGCCCGCTGCATTCTGATTTAACTTTGGCTGGTGTTGCAAAGGCTTTTGGTGTTCGTTTG GCTCCTGATGAAGAATTTGAAGAATATCTAAGGCATGTCATAGGTGAATATTGCCCAAGTGATCGGAATGAG ATGGCTCTGTTACCCGAAGGCATTACCGAATTGTTACATCATGAAAAGCTGGCTGTCCCTTTG ATCAAGTGCAAAAATGTAATTGTCCTTACTGCGACAAATTTTTTGGAGCTGGAAACACAGTGGGACTGTCTTATTGAACTGACGAGATCCAGTGACATATTAGCAGTGATGGAACCCTACATTTTGAGGCTGCTGGAAACTGATCTTTCAGAC GTGACAACTGCGAAGCCTCTATCAAAACTCTGCCTTGAATTTCCAGACCTTCACATCA GTTGTTATCGCAAAACCAGATACGGGCATCTTATTGTCAATATCAGAGGCAGA GATGAAGGTCGAATCAAAGCAGCTGTAGAAGCTTTATCCAAGAAATTACAACCTGGCGCGTTATCTGAAATCAATTCAAGTTGA